A region from the Sandaracinus amylolyticus genome encodes:
- a CDS encoding ABC transporter permease has protein sequence MSAAAETHERTSGAFGHAPGAQPPPRSPRDRIKAWLAKPFEDPNPILLKELRATFRTAMFIRFLYLTAGLVALLVLTWGAVNAGERAPAEVGQEVFHVFFSLLSVVLSMVAPAYAATTITGEKRSGTFESLILSGMSPSRIVWGKFLASYAAVVLCVIAASPVVGLAFLFGGISPLSVLAGFAYVLIALAPAVAFGIAISARVESLWLAIVLAFFVYVGAHSFFVWPLTVALGEIAHGAWSTPFDGPFWFAEALPERFATWDGFAFLVMGPLYALGMPLWFFLASAVAGVQPAAEDRSTPLKIWCVPAIGGAGVLAACIVAGPSTTRDCAEAGIALALVSGLLVTFVALLFANEPPLPPRATGTPSLLRRVLAPIGPGAGPTLRFTFLAVIASAAVVPVVVSGVRWLRDPAWGEHAVADAALLALAVGNAAVGMFAAAVSAWLRLVLRNGLAARVLTLALLSAAVLLPFLMTLVIDDDALSRLNREIPAPLMLSPLLPTILAFDIGLEHDMPLWEATRALVPAVGYGLLAIAAWIAVEARGVAARKAMQERKQRLVARSEAERAARASTPPLAPPSAPADATAPDAFAPTAETTTVDPDRGDAA, from the coding sequence GTGAGCGCCGCTGCAGAGACGCACGAGCGCACGAGCGGCGCGTTCGGTCACGCGCCCGGCGCGCAGCCGCCTCCGCGCTCGCCGCGCGACCGCATCAAGGCGTGGCTCGCGAAGCCCTTCGAGGATCCCAACCCGATCCTCCTCAAGGAGCTGCGCGCGACGTTCCGCACCGCGATGTTCATCCGCTTCCTCTACCTGACCGCGGGGCTCGTCGCGCTGCTCGTGCTGACGTGGGGCGCGGTCAACGCGGGCGAGCGCGCGCCCGCCGAGGTGGGACAAGAGGTCTTCCACGTCTTCTTCTCGCTGCTGAGCGTCGTGCTCTCGATGGTCGCGCCCGCCTACGCGGCGACCACGATCACCGGCGAGAAGCGCTCGGGCACGTTCGAGTCGCTGATCCTCAGCGGGATGAGCCCCTCGCGCATCGTGTGGGGCAAGTTCCTCGCGTCGTACGCGGCGGTCGTGCTCTGCGTGATCGCCGCGTCGCCGGTGGTCGGCCTCGCGTTCCTCTTCGGCGGCATCTCGCCGCTCTCCGTGCTCGCCGGGTTCGCGTACGTGCTGATCGCGCTCGCGCCCGCGGTCGCGTTCGGCATCGCGATCAGCGCGCGCGTCGAGTCGCTGTGGCTCGCGATCGTCCTCGCGTTCTTCGTCTACGTGGGCGCGCACTCGTTCTTCGTGTGGCCGCTGACCGTCGCGCTCGGCGAGATCGCGCACGGCGCGTGGAGCACGCCGTTCGACGGCCCGTTCTGGTTCGCGGAAGCGCTGCCCGAGCGCTTCGCCACGTGGGACGGGTTCGCGTTCCTCGTGATGGGCCCTCTCTACGCGCTCGGCATGCCGCTGTGGTTCTTCCTCGCGTCGGCGGTCGCCGGGGTGCAGCCCGCGGCCGAGGATCGCTCGACGCCGCTCAAGATCTGGTGCGTGCCCGCGATCGGCGGCGCGGGCGTGCTCGCCGCGTGCATCGTCGCGGGCCCGAGCACGACGCGCGACTGCGCGGAGGCCGGCATCGCGCTCGCGCTCGTCTCGGGGCTGCTCGTGACGTTCGTCGCGCTCCTCTTCGCGAACGAGCCGCCGCTCCCGCCGCGCGCGACCGGCACGCCCTCGCTCCTGCGGCGCGTCCTCGCGCCGATCGGACCGGGCGCGGGCCCCACGTTGCGCTTCACGTTCCTCGCGGTGATCGCGAGCGCCGCGGTCGTGCCGGTGGTCGTCTCGGGCGTGCGCTGGCTGCGCGATCCGGCGTGGGGCGAGCACGCCGTGGCGGACGCGGCGCTGCTCGCGCTGGCGGTCGGCAACGCGGCGGTCGGCATGTTCGCGGCGGCGGTCTCGGCGTGGCTGCGCCTCGTGCTGCGCAACGGGCTCGCGGCGCGCGTGCTCACGCTCGCGCTGCTCTCGGCCGCGGTGCTGCTGCCGTTCCTGATGACGCTCGTGATCGACGACGACGCGCTCTCGCGCCTCAACCGCGAGATCCCCGCGCCGCTGATGCTCTCGCCGCTCCTCCCGACGATCCTCGCGTTCGACATCGGGCTCGAGCACGACATGCCGCTCTGGGAGGCCACGCGCGCGCTCGTGCCCGCCGTCGGCTACGGGCTGCTCGCGATCGCGGCGTGGATCGCGGTCGAGGCGCGCGGGGTCGCGGCACGCAAGGCGATGCAGGAGCGCAAGCAGCGCCTCGTCGCGCGCAGCGAAGCGGAGCGCGCGGCACGCGCGAGCACGCCCCCGCTCGCGCCGCCCAGCGCGCCCGCCGACGCGACCGCCCCGGACGCGTTCGCGCCGACGGCCGAGACCACGACGGTCGATCCCGATCGTGGAGACGCCGCGTGA
- a CDS encoding ABC transporter ATP-binding protein, producing MIRVEHVSHWFGSMQVLRDLSMHVPAGEIFGFIGPNGAGKTTTIRMMATLLEPDDGRVLVDGIDVVEAPAEVRKVLGFMPDAFGVYDRITVVEYLEFFAAAHGIGLGARERTVSAVMELTDLGPLRDRLVQTMSKGMRQRLGIARMLLHDPKVLILDEPANGLDPRARIEMRELIEELRSLGKTILLSSHILTELSDMCTSVAILEKGRLLAGGSVDAIGRTLKPERAVKIRVLAPPADVEAILARGPEVLSVERDPDGAYKVQYRGSDETLADLVDHCVSQKLRLLRVEPDQNDLERIFLEVTKGELQ from the coding sequence GTGATCCGCGTCGAGCACGTGAGCCACTGGTTCGGATCGATGCAGGTCCTGCGCGACCTCTCGATGCACGTGCCCGCGGGCGAGATCTTCGGGTTCATCGGGCCCAACGGCGCCGGCAAGACCACGACGATCCGGATGATGGCGACGCTGCTCGAGCCCGACGACGGGCGCGTGCTCGTCGACGGCATCGACGTGGTCGAGGCGCCCGCCGAGGTGCGCAAGGTGCTCGGCTTCATGCCCGACGCGTTCGGCGTCTACGACCGCATCACGGTCGTCGAGTACCTCGAGTTCTTCGCGGCCGCGCACGGCATCGGGCTCGGCGCGCGCGAGCGCACCGTGAGCGCGGTGATGGAGCTGACCGACCTCGGCCCGCTGCGCGATCGCCTCGTGCAGACGATGAGCAAGGGCATGCGCCAGCGCCTCGGCATCGCGCGCATGCTGCTGCACGACCCGAAGGTGCTGATCCTCGACGAGCCCGCGAACGGGCTCGATCCGCGCGCGCGCATCGAGATGCGCGAGCTGATCGAGGAGCTGCGCTCGCTCGGCAAGACGATCCTGCTCTCGAGCCACATCCTCACGGAGCTCTCCGACATGTGCACGTCGGTGGCGATCCTCGAGAAGGGCCGGCTCCTCGCGGGTGGCTCGGTCGACGCGATCGGTCGCACGCTCAAGCCCGAGCGCGCCGTGAAGATCCGCGTGCTCGCACCGCCCGCCGACGTCGAGGCGATCCTCGCGCGCGGCCCCGAGGTGCTCTCGGTCGAGCGCGATCCCGACGGCGCGTACAAGGTGCAGTACCGAGGCAGCGACGAGACGCTCGCCGATCTCGTCGATCACTGTGTCTCCCAGAAGCTGCGCCTGCTCCGAGTCGAGCCCGATCAGAACGATCTCGAGCGCATCTTCCTCGAGGTCACGAAGGGAGAGCTGCAGTGA
- a CDS encoding VWA domain-containing protein yields MSLRLAAPLLLALGLPLVLLVAWRVRSLPSSHAGPRRRAIQIALVLAALCAALALARLELGSRLDQVAVVFAIDRSRSVDRPGDEGAAHAFDAARRATESMRADDLAGVVVFGAEAATEVVPSPRPPLARSTASIPRDATDLGAAIRRALADLPAEHSGRIVLVSDGVETQGDALAAAQIAAGRGIAIDVLPIERAPRPEIAVERVQLPRAADPGQPIELRIVTRATHDAEVRVRVSRDGAPIAEGTTHVRAGGDVLTMRDVASDPGVHRYDVLIEPVEASTDGAPENNEGGAFLRVSGASRALVLSDRPEEAGALAEAIRRAGLQVEVRGREGVPVDLGELASFDLLVLSDLNARAFTQEQMQAVRAYVRDMGGGLLMTGVRDAFGLGGYAYTPIEEVLPATFDLRRRRDRASLAMVIAIDKSGSMTVEVAPGVMKLDLANEAAARSAELLSPMDRVAVTHVDTEVTWTLPMTSVTNPAALAGPIRAAQPGGGGIYVDVALEASYSLLREQQTQLKHLLLFSDGSDSEEMNRARALVTEAARAGITTSIVSMGAGPDSPELEVLSRLGNGRFYIVDDMTELPRIFTQETIAASRSAVVEEAFRPTPGAASQATEGVDFASAPALDGFVVVNARPRSSTLAIARGEDPLLLEWQAGVGRSAVFATDAGARFARSWLSWPGYARMFGQLARTLARSPERRDAGVHLAMRGGEGEIRVEAIDEDGRYRNYLELVATVAAPGGRSIEVPLAQTGPGRYESRFDASAPGSYLVTVREVADDEGSGGLVGTAGLVRARGDELRGEGTDRARLAQIAALTGGQVLGDLDRVFVDRPAPAWAYAPLWQELLLAAMWLMLISVALRRLVLPRAWLERLVPARFRAPARRPVAPTPLATLEALRGAKQRAHPEVAPEIARAQTSMSADITPPIVAPPPSGPAEKAPDVPRSPTPPSSLAESLLERKKKRR; encoded by the coding sequence GTGAGCCTGCGTCTCGCCGCGCCGCTGCTCCTCGCGCTCGGGCTCCCGCTCGTGCTGCTCGTCGCGTGGCGCGTGCGCTCGCTCCCCTCGTCGCACGCCGGGCCACGCCGCCGCGCGATCCAGATCGCCCTCGTGCTCGCCGCCCTCTGCGCCGCGCTCGCGCTCGCACGGCTCGAGCTCGGCTCGCGGCTCGATCAGGTCGCGGTCGTGTTCGCGATCGATCGCTCGCGCAGCGTCGATCGCCCGGGCGACGAGGGCGCGGCGCACGCGTTCGACGCCGCACGTCGCGCCACCGAGTCGATGCGCGCCGACGACCTCGCCGGCGTCGTCGTGTTCGGCGCCGAGGCCGCGACCGAGGTCGTGCCCTCCCCGCGCCCTCCCCTCGCCCGCTCCACCGCGTCGATCCCGCGCGACGCGACCGATCTCGGGGCCGCGATCCGCCGCGCGCTCGCCGATCTCCCCGCCGAGCACTCGGGGCGGATCGTGCTCGTCAGCGACGGCGTCGAGACCCAGGGCGACGCGCTCGCCGCCGCGCAGATCGCCGCCGGCCGCGGCATCGCGATCGACGTGCTCCCGATCGAGCGCGCGCCCCGCCCCGAGATCGCCGTCGAGCGCGTGCAGCTCCCGCGCGCCGCCGATCCCGGCCAGCCCATCGAGCTGCGCATCGTCACCCGCGCGACCCACGACGCCGAGGTCCGCGTGCGCGTCTCGCGCGACGGCGCGCCGATCGCCGAGGGCACCACCCACGTGCGCGCCGGCGGCGACGTGCTGACGATGCGCGACGTCGCGAGCGACCCCGGCGTGCACCGCTACGACGTGCTCATCGAGCCCGTCGAAGCGAGCACCGACGGCGCGCCCGAGAACAACGAGGGCGGCGCGTTCCTCCGCGTCTCGGGCGCGTCGCGCGCGCTCGTGCTCTCCGATCGCCCCGAGGAAGCGGGCGCGCTCGCGGAGGCGATCCGCCGCGCCGGCCTCCAGGTCGAGGTGCGCGGCCGTGAGGGCGTGCCGGTCGATCTCGGCGAGCTCGCGTCCTTCGATCTCCTCGTCCTCTCCGACCTCAACGCGCGCGCCTTCACCCAGGAGCAGATGCAGGCCGTGCGCGCGTACGTGCGCGACATGGGCGGCGGCCTCCTGATGACCGGCGTGCGCGACGCGTTCGGCCTCGGCGGCTACGCGTACACGCCGATCGAAGAGGTGCTCCCCGCGACGTTCGACCTGCGCCGCCGTCGCGATCGCGCGTCGCTCGCGATGGTGATCGCGATCGACAAGAGCGGCTCGATGACGGTCGAGGTCGCGCCCGGCGTGATGAAGCTCGACCTCGCGAACGAGGCGGCCGCGCGCTCCGCCGAGCTCCTCTCGCCGATGGATCGCGTCGCGGTCACCCACGTCGACACCGAGGTCACGTGGACGCTTCCGATGACGTCGGTGACGAATCCGGCGGCGCTCGCCGGCCCCATCCGCGCCGCGCAGCCTGGCGGCGGCGGCATCTACGTCGACGTCGCGCTCGAGGCGAGCTACTCGCTGCTGCGCGAGCAGCAGACCCAGCTGAAGCACCTCCTGCTCTTCAGCGACGGCTCGGACTCCGAGGAGATGAACCGCGCCCGCGCGCTCGTGACCGAGGCCGCGCGCGCCGGGATCACGACGTCGATCGTCTCGATGGGCGCGGGCCCCGACTCGCCCGAGCTCGAGGTGCTGTCGCGCCTCGGCAACGGTCGCTTCTACATCGTCGACGACATGACCGAGCTCCCGCGCATCTTCACGCAGGAGACGATCGCCGCGAGCCGCTCCGCCGTCGTCGAAGAGGCGTTCCGCCCGACGCCCGGCGCCGCATCGCAGGCCACCGAGGGCGTCGACTTCGCGTCGGCGCCGGCGCTCGACGGCTTCGTCGTCGTCAACGCGCGACCGCGCTCGAGCACGCTCGCGATCGCGCGCGGCGAGGACCCGCTGCTGCTCGAGTGGCAGGCGGGCGTCGGGCGCAGCGCGGTGTTCGCCACCGACGCCGGCGCGCGCTTCGCGCGGAGCTGGCTCTCGTGGCCCGGCTACGCGCGGATGTTCGGCCAGCTCGCGCGCACCCTCGCGCGCTCGCCCGAGCGACGCGACGCCGGCGTGCACCTCGCGATGCGCGGCGGCGAGGGCGAGATCCGCGTCGAGGCGATCGACGAGGACGGCCGCTACCGCAACTACCTCGAGCTCGTCGCGACGGTCGCGGCGCCGGGCGGACGCTCGATCGAGGTCCCGCTCGCGCAGACCGGGCCCGGTCGCTACGAGTCGCGCTTCGACGCGAGCGCGCCCGGCTCGTACCTCGTCACCGTGCGCGAGGTCGCGGACGACGAGGGCAGCGGTGGCCTCGTCGGCACCGCGGGCCTGGTGCGCGCGCGCGGCGACGAGCTGCGCGGCGAGGGCACCGATCGCGCGCGGCTCGCGCAGATCGCCGCGCTCACCGGCGGGCAGGTCCTCGGGGATCTCGATCGTGTGTTCGTCGATCGCCCCGCGCCCGCGTGGGCGTACGCGCCGCTGTGGCAGGAGCTCTTGCTCGCGGCGATGTGGCTGATGCTGATCTCGGTCGCGCTGCGCCGGCTCGTGCTGCCGCGCGCGTGGCTCGAGCGCCTGGTGCCCGCGCGCTTCCGTGCGCCGGCGCGGAGGCCGGTCGCGCCCACGCCGCTTGCGACCCTCGAGGCACTGCGCGGCGCGAAGCAGCGCGCCCATCCCGAGGTCGCCCCCGAGATCGCCCGCGCCCAGACGTCCATGAGTGCGGACATCACGCCACCGATCGTCGCCCCTCCGCCCTCCGGCCCCGCCGAGAAGGCTCCCGACGTGCCCCGTAGCCCCACGCCGCCGTCCTCGCTCGCGGAGAGCCTGCTCGAGCGCAAGAAGAAGCGCCGCTGA
- a CDS encoding DUF58 domain-containing protein, with amino-acid sequence MSSSLLEPEFLRRLARLRLAVRRRFAGATSGARRSRNRGSSAEFAEHRPYFPGDDVRRIDWNAYARLEELVLRLFVAEEDLSLYLLVDTSASMGLGAPRKIDVAKRLAAGLGYVGLSGSERVAVMPFAARLSRPLPASRGRKRVGPLLRFLDELEPSGDTDLARGVDEFLARSPRPGLVVVLSDFLDPRGFTRPLDRLIAEKHEPVLFHVLDREELDPTPGGDLELVDSETGRKVEVSLDARAVRAYRQRLATFLVELESYAKKRGLFYGRVGEGAFEDVLVEYLARGTPGAARAV; translated from the coding sequence GTGAGCAGCTCGCTGCTCGAGCCCGAGTTCCTGCGCCGCCTCGCGCGCCTGCGCCTCGCGGTGCGGCGTCGCTTCGCGGGCGCGACCTCGGGCGCGCGCCGCTCGAGGAACCGCGGATCGTCCGCGGAGTTCGCCGAGCACCGCCCGTACTTCCCCGGCGACGACGTGCGTCGCATCGACTGGAACGCGTACGCGCGCCTCGAGGAGCTCGTGCTGCGCCTCTTCGTGGCCGAAGAGGACCTCTCGCTCTACCTGCTCGTCGACACGAGCGCGTCGATGGGGCTCGGCGCGCCCCGCAAGATCGACGTCGCGAAGCGCCTCGCCGCGGGCCTCGGCTACGTCGGGCTCTCGGGCAGCGAGCGCGTCGCGGTCATGCCGTTCGCCGCGCGCCTGTCGCGCCCGTTGCCCGCGTCGCGCGGCCGCAAGCGCGTCGGCCCGCTGCTGCGCTTCCTCGACGAGCTCGAGCCCTCGGGCGACACCGATCTCGCGCGCGGCGTCGACGAATTCCTCGCGCGCTCGCCGCGCCCCGGGCTCGTCGTCGTGCTCAGCGACTTCCTCGATCCGCGCGGCTTCACGCGCCCGCTCGATCGCCTGATCGCCGAGAAGCACGAGCCCGTGCTCTTCCACGTGCTCGATCGCGAGGAGCTCGATCCCACGCCGGGCGGCGACCTCGAGCTCGTCGACAGCGAGACCGGTCGCAAGGTCGAGGTCTCGCTCGACGCGCGCGCGGTGCGCGCCTATCGCCAGCGGCTCGCGACGTTCCTCGTCGAGCTCGAGTCCTACGCGAAGAAGCGAGGTCTCTTCTACGGTCGCGTCGGAGAGGGCGCCTTCGAGGACGTGCTCGTCGAGTACCTCGCGCGCGGCACACCGGGCGCCGCCAGAGCGGTGTGA
- a CDS encoding vWA domain-containing protein, which yields MELLSPASLAWLGLLGPLVLLYVLKRRREARVVGSTLLWEQALRDLRAERPWKKLIPHLSLLLQALVLIAGAVALARPAGAGQIPQGARLAVIVDTSASMAAREADGRSRLDHAKSAARALARSLPPGGTMMLVEAGAEAAVLAPATSDGSILERAIDRLRTRGSGAGIEGAVALAAERLRDASAGSRIVVLTDAAIDGDVVLAGGVPVEVQRVGAAGENTAIVAIDVRARPSEESPDRAEIFARLVRFGTTDAEVWVSAIVEGRGVVASRRVRVAPDRAEGVVMLADLPPDASGRAAVVRVELASDEEGTHGTGDALSLDDVAVAPSPGARRLPVFLVGDAPESIRRVLLADRDVELFATSPEALAQRRADDPDAPDLDGLLVFAGATPDAPPSGARLAADALAIAPTGDAALGVTLGPEATGPAIVSWDEGDPRLRFVSFRDVRVASARPITGASARPIVTSEAGPIVAVLERPDGEATIVAFDPDRSDWPRGPGFVVFVRNLLERVRARRAAGGIAPGAIGEPLRVPAADGETVVVRAPDGSSSSATARGGVAIVDVPAVPGTYQAEVGRRRVHALRNLLSSEESDVRPRARFVSREGGAEVSASERREPREAWPWLAAALLVILAIEVVWATRKGAA from the coding sequence ATGGAGCTGCTCTCCCCGGCGTCGCTCGCGTGGCTCGGCCTGCTCGGCCCGCTGGTGCTGCTCTACGTGCTCAAGCGGCGCCGCGAGGCCCGCGTCGTGGGCTCGACGCTGCTCTGGGAGCAGGCGCTGCGCGATCTGCGCGCGGAGCGCCCGTGGAAGAAGCTGATCCCGCACCTCTCGCTCCTGCTCCAGGCGCTCGTGCTGATCGCCGGCGCCGTCGCGCTCGCGCGTCCCGCGGGCGCGGGACAGATCCCGCAGGGCGCGCGGCTCGCGGTGATCGTCGACACCTCCGCCTCGATGGCCGCGCGCGAAGCAGACGGACGCTCGCGCCTCGATCACGCGAAGAGCGCGGCGCGCGCCCTCGCGCGCTCGCTGCCGCCGGGCGGCACGATGATGCTCGTCGAGGCCGGCGCCGAGGCCGCGGTGCTCGCGCCCGCCACCAGCGACGGCTCTATCCTCGAGCGCGCGATCGATCGACTCCGCACCCGCGGCAGCGGCGCCGGCATCGAGGGTGCGGTCGCGCTCGCCGCCGAGCGTCTCCGCGATGCGAGCGCGGGCTCGCGCATCGTGGTGCTCACCGACGCCGCGATCGACGGCGACGTCGTCCTGGCCGGGGGCGTACCGGTCGAGGTGCAGCGCGTCGGCGCAGCCGGCGAGAACACCGCGATCGTCGCGATCGACGTGCGCGCGAGGCCGAGCGAGGAGTCGCCCGATCGCGCCGAGATCTTCGCGCGCCTCGTGCGCTTCGGGACGACCGACGCCGAGGTCTGGGTGAGCGCGATCGTCGAAGGCCGCGGCGTCGTCGCCTCGCGCCGCGTGCGCGTCGCGCCCGATCGCGCCGAGGGCGTCGTGATGCTCGCGGATCTCCCGCCCGACGCGTCCGGTCGCGCGGCCGTGGTGCGCGTCGAGCTCGCCTCGGACGAAGAAGGCACCCACGGCACCGGCGACGCGCTCTCGCTCGACGACGTGGCCGTCGCGCCGAGCCCGGGCGCGCGTCGTCTGCCCGTCTTCCTCGTCGGCGACGCGCCCGAGTCGATCCGTCGCGTGCTGCTCGCCGACCGCGACGTCGAGCTCTTCGCGACGAGCCCCGAGGCGCTCGCGCAGCGCCGCGCCGACGATCCCGACGCGCCCGACCTCGATGGGCTCCTCGTCTTCGCGGGCGCGACCCCCGACGCGCCGCCGAGCGGCGCTCGGCTCGCGGCCGACGCGCTCGCGATCGCGCCCACCGGCGACGCCGCGCTCGGCGTGACGCTCGGCCCCGAGGCGACCGGCCCGGCGATCGTCAGCTGGGACGAGGGCGATCCCCGCCTGCGCTTCGTCTCGTTCCGCGACGTGCGCGTCGCCTCCGCGCGCCCGATCACCGGCGCCTCCGCGCGCCCGATCGTCACCAGCGAAGCGGGCCCGATCGTCGCCGTGCTCGAGCGCCCCGACGGCGAGGCCACGATCGTCGCCTTCGATCCCGATCGCAGCGACTGGCCGCGCGGTCCCGGGTTCGTCGTGTTCGTGCGCAACCTGCTCGAGCGCGTGCGCGCGCGTCGCGCGGCCGGCGGCATCGCGCCCGGCGCGATCGGCGAGCCGTTGCGCGTGCCCGCGGCCGACGGCGAGACCGTCGTCGTGCGCGCGCCCGACGGCAGCTCGTCGTCCGCCACCGCGCGCGGCGGCGTCGCGATCGTCGACGTGCCCGCGGTGCCCGGCACGTACCAGGCGGAGGTCGGCCGGCGTCGCGTGCACGCGCTGCGCAACCTGCTCTCGAGCGAGGAGAGCGACGTGCGGCCCCGCGCGCGATTCGTGTCGCGCGAGGGCGGCGCGGAGGTGAGCGCGAGCGAGCGCCGCGAGCCGCGCGAGGCGTGGCCGTGGCTCGCCGCGGCGCTGCTCGTGATCCTCGCGATCGAGGTGGTCTGGGCCACGCGCAAAGGTGCCGCGTGA
- a CDS encoding AAA family ATPase, producing the protein MTDTRLEQFATVVARLKDAVAQVVVGQAEVVDEVLVCLFAGGHALLEGAPGLGKTLLVRTLSEAMDLRFSRIQFTPDLMPGDIVGTNVVVEDERGRKRFELSRGPIFGQLVLADEINRATPKTQSALLEAMAERSVTIAGTRHALEEPFVVLATENPIEMEGTYPLPEAQLDRFLFKIYVPAPDEDTLVGILDRTTGTIEGAVPRVIDGPGILAMRKLVREVHVAEPITRWVARLLRATDPSLPVAAPSARKLLRYGGGVRGGQALLLAAKVRALMEGRAHVAFSDLRRVILPALRHRIIPGFEAEAEGLGADAILGKILEEVPEMPAAVQRIEG; encoded by the coding sequence ATGACGGACACGAGGCTCGAACAGTTCGCGACGGTCGTGGCGCGCCTCAAGGACGCGGTCGCGCAGGTCGTCGTCGGTCAGGCCGAGGTCGTCGACGAGGTGCTCGTCTGCCTCTTCGCCGGCGGCCACGCGCTGCTCGAAGGCGCGCCCGGGCTCGGCAAGACGCTGCTCGTCCGCACGCTCTCCGAGGCGATGGACCTGCGCTTCTCGCGCATCCAGTTCACGCCCGATCTCATGCCCGGCGACATCGTCGGGACCAACGTCGTCGTCGAGGACGAGCGAGGCCGCAAGCGCTTCGAGCTCTCGCGCGGGCCGATCTTCGGACAGCTCGTCCTCGCCGACGAGATCAACCGCGCGACGCCCAAGACGCAGAGCGCGCTGCTCGAGGCGATGGCCGAGCGCAGCGTGACGATCGCGGGCACGCGACACGCGCTCGAAGAGCCCTTCGTCGTGCTCGCCACCGAGAACCCGATCGAGATGGAGGGCACCTACCCGCTCCCCGAAGCGCAGCTCGATCGCTTCCTCTTCAAGATCTACGTGCCCGCGCCCGACGAGGACACGCTCGTCGGCATCCTCGATCGCACCACCGGCACGATCGAAGGCGCGGTGCCGCGTGTGATCGACGGGCCCGGCATCCTCGCGATGCGCAAGCTCGTGCGCGAGGTGCACGTCGCCGAGCCGATCACGCGCTGGGTCGCGCGGCTGCTCCGCGCTACGGATCCCTCGCTGCCCGTCGCCGCACCGAGCGCGCGCAAGCTCCTCCGGTACGGCGGCGGCGTGCGCGGCGGACAGGCGCTGCTGCTCGCCGCGAAGGTGCGCGCGCTGATGGAGGGCCGCGCGCACGTCGCGTTCAGCGACCTCCGCCGCGTGATCCTCCCCGCGCTGCGCCACCGCATCATCCCCGGCTTCGAGGCCGAAGCGGAGGGCCTCGGCGCCGACGCGATCCTCGGCAAGATCCTCGAAGAGGTCCCCGAGATGCCCGCCGCCGTGCAGCGGATCGAGGGCTGA
- a CDS encoding peptidylprolyl isomerase, translating to MHRRLLILLALSALGSIALACGDDGDTPAATTQTGTSAEPTLRHGLTEAQAAEALAKIGDRTITVGEFADEIASKGPFLRARYNSPERRRELIDQMVRFELLAQEADREGFDELPDVQRTRKQILIRRFLKQQYEDRIQLSDVSDEDVRRYYESHRSEFNKPEQVRASHIFIRSRATAERVLRQVLEDPTNVRAFRELAERHNEDAETRDRFGDLRFFSRPEERQPEDPAVPDEVARAAFSIPTIGGVHPELVQTERGFHIVKLTGRRAALSRSLEEATRPIRHRLWRERREQAVEELVTRLRGEADVEENLDLLSQVHIDAPADATPTQPTTPEPTTPPATTPTPRRPRPQSPAAPSPAPQ from the coding sequence ATGCATCGGCGCCTTCTCATCCTCCTCGCCCTCTCGGCCCTCGGCTCCATCGCGCTCGCGTGCGGCGACGACGGCGACACCCCCGCGGCCACCACCCAGACGGGCACCTCCGCGGAGCCGACGCTGCGCCACGGCCTGACCGAGGCCCAGGCCGCCGAGGCGCTCGCGAAGATCGGCGACCGCACGATCACCGTCGGCGAGTTCGCCGACGAGATCGCGTCGAAGGGCCCGTTCCTCCGCGCTCGCTACAACAGCCCGGAGCGCCGCCGCGAGCTCATCGACCAGATGGTGCGCTTCGAGCTCCTCGCGCAGGAGGCGGACCGCGAGGGCTTCGACGAGCTCCCCGACGTGCAGCGCACGCGGAAGCAGATCCTCATCCGCCGCTTCCTCAAGCAGCAGTACGAGGATCGCATCCAGCTCTCGGACGTCAGCGACGAGGACGTGCGGCGCTACTACGAGTCGCACCGCAGCGAGTTCAACAAGCCCGAGCAGGTGCGCGCGAGCCACATCTTCATCCGGAGCCGGGCGACGGCAGAGCGCGTGCTTCGCCAGGTGCTCGAGGACCCGACGAACGTGCGTGCGTTCCGCGAGCTCGCCGAGCGGCACAACGAGGACGCGGAGACGCGCGATCGGTTCGGCGATCTGCGCTTCTTCTCGCGCCCCGAGGAGCGCCAGCCCGAGGATCCGGCGGTGCCCGACGAGGTCGCGCGCGCCGCGTTCTCGATCCCGACGATCGGCGGCGTGCACCCCGAGCTGGTGCAGACCGAGCGCGGGTTCCACATCGTGAAGCTCACGGGGCGTCGCGCCGCGCTGAGCCGCAGCCTCGAGGAGGCGACGCGTCCCATCCGCCACCGGCTGTGGCGCGAGCGCCGCGAGCAGGCCGTCGAGGAGCTGGTGACGCGGCTGCGCGGCGAGGCCGACGTCGAGGAGAACCTCGACCTCCTGTCGCAGGTGCACATCGACGCGCCCGCCGACGCGACGCCGACCCAGCCCACGACCCCCGAGCCGACGACGCCGCCCGCGACCACGCCGACGCCGCGCCGCCCGCGCCCGCAGTCGCCCGCAGCGCCGTCGCCGGCGCCGCAGTGA